From the genome of Aspergillus fumigatus Af293 chromosome 1, whole genome shotgun sequence, one region includes:
- a CDS encoding putative 6-hexanolactone hydrolase, whose translation MSRNRSISYSTSKAYEQFMTKQGLQAQTVTLKYGARGHWIGNPDAKNVVIYYHGGGFAIGGAPGHFDLYSHIVADLNANGHDVAIFFLAYTLTPHAAYPTQLRQAAEALRYIVTETNRSPSNVIVGGDSAGGNLALALLLHLSHPHPEIEPVALSTNLAGVFGFAPWVSFRTDGTSMDANKYRDVIPSDALKRWSSAYLAGAKSNAWSEPALAPVEWWADAKTEQVLILAGQHEILSSVIDDFVERIKTVVPNTTYVVGYGETHVDAVYSASLKSTESQQGKELKRWLGARL comes from the exons ATGTCCAGGAACAGGTCAATTTCCTACTCAACGAGCAAAGCGTATGAGCAGTTCATGACCAAACAGGGTCTGCAGGCACAGACCGTGACTCTCAAGTACGGCGCCCGGGGCCACTGGATCGGGAATCCCGACGCAAAGAACGTGGTCATCTATTATCACG GTGGCGGATTCGCCATCGGCGGCGCACCCGGCCACTTCGACCTCTACTCGCACATCGTAGCCGACCTCAACGCAAACGGCCATGacgtcgccatcttcttcctggcaTACACCCTTACTCCACACGCCGCCTACCCGACCCAATTGCGCCAGGCTGCCGAAGCCCTCCGCTACATCGTCACGGAGACGAACCGCTCGCCATCCAACGTGATCGTCGGCGGCGACTCCGCAGGAGGGAACCTCGCTCTCGCACTGCTGCTGCACCTCTCCCATCCACATCCCGAGATCGAGCCCGTCGCGCTCTCCACCAACCTCGCCGGAGTGTTCGGGTTCGCGCCGTGGGTCAGCTTCCGCACAGACGGGACCTCGATGGACGCGAACAAGTACAGGGATGTGATCCCCTCAGACGCGCTGAAGAGATGGTCGAGTGCGTATCTCGCTGGTGCGAAGAGCAATGCCTGGAGCGAGCCAGCGCTCGCGCCTGTGGAGTGGTGGGCGGATGCAAAGACCGAGCAGGTCCTGATCCTTGCGGGTCAGCATGAGATCTTGTCGTCGGTGATTGATGACTTTGTGGAGAGGATCAAG ACTGTTGTGCCGAATACCACCTATGTGGTTGGGTATGGTGAGACGCACGTCGATGCGGTCTACAGTGCCTCGCTGAAGAGTACAGAGAGTCAGCAGGGGAAGGAGTTGAAGAGGTGGCTGGGGGCGCGGCTGTAA